Sequence from the Chanodichthys erythropterus isolate Z2021 chromosome 12, ASM2448905v1, whole genome shotgun sequence genome:
GGAAATTATCACTGCTGGAAACACAGGTCAAGAAAAGATCTATGAACTTTGATGAAAGCTCACGGACATGCTTATGATGCTTATGTCTTAATGTTCCTTTATTTTGTTCCCTATAAAACCAACAGTTCCAGATGTTTCATCCAGCAAGGACTCTTGTTACGACACCTTCACAGCCACTTACCATGACGTTGGAGAGGAATGGGAGCGTATGTCTGAGACTGGCTTCAAACTCTGGTGCAGATGTCTTGGCCTGGGAAGTGGACATTTTAGATGTGACTCTTCCAGTGAGTAACTTCACACCTGTAGGTCAAATGGTGGATTATCAAGAGCGTATACACTCTAAAAGCCTGTTTTTACACAGAATGGTGTCACGACAGTGGAAACAATTATCGCATTGGTGAAAAGTGGGAGCGACGGGCAGAAAATGGTCACTTGATGAGCTGCACTTGCCTGGGCAATGGTAAAGGAGAGTTCAAGTGTGAACCACGTAAGTCCTTCTTCTTAAGACACTGTATAGTCAAGTTTCTTCAGGTCCAAGCAATGGAATTAAAATTTCTTGCATTTTGTTATAGATGAGTCCATATGTTACGATGACGGAAAGATGTACCAGATCGGAAACCAGTGGCAGAAGGAATACTTGGGGGCCATCTGCACTTGCACATGCTACGGAGGACAGCAGGTATGGAAACATAATTTAATTCATGTCCATATGCATGGACAAATTATAGAAAGAAAATTTCAAAACAAGTGTTTCAAATTTATATGCTTGAGTCTGGTGAAATGCATTGTGTATGTGTTGCTGTTAGGGTTGGCGCTGTGAGAACTGCAGAAGGCCTGGTGCAGAGATAAGCTCCGAACTGCTGAAACCCGTCCGCTTAAACACTGGCCACAGGGTGGTGAGTATCTGCCTTCAAACATTTCAAATggccacaaaaaaatatatatatacacatcgcCTTTGCGCTAGCCAAGGCAGTTTTTCAAGATGCAAATGTTCCCGTTTCTTTGGTAAATGTGCATTAAACAATGCATTGCCATGGTTCATACATATTTGAATTTATGCATAAAATAGCTCTGGTTTTCATAGTATAACATATTTCACTTTGTTCTTCCAGAACATTCAATGCCCCATTGAATGTCTCCGACCTGAGCTTCTTGCAGATGCTGTGGCTAATCCCAAAACCCAAGAGTGAAACCTTTGACAGAACTGTACCATGACTTCCTGCCCCCATTATGCAACATTTCACATGGGACATGTAGTAAAGATGTGATGTTATATGAGAACGTACTAATCACATATTGCCTTAAAGCCTCCCTGTTTGTTACCACATCTGTTCAGCTGCTGCTTTACACAGTGTCTGTTGTGATGCATCATTCACAGCCTTGAGGAATTTGATTGGCTTTTACTTTTGTGTTTGCTAGTGTGGTTTatacattaaatttaaaaaaaatttgcaaTATTAAAACAAGATATTACCCATTGCAGTCGGTTAATACCGTCTACTTTTTGATACCAACACTACAATGGGAAAGAACAATTTCCTTGTTAAATgtgcaaaaaagttttttttttttttttttttttttttaaaatacagatttctagttcaattaaattttcaaaaaaaaaaaaaaaaaactaccttACCAGTATTTTCAAAGGATTTCAGCCTTTATGAATTGATATGGTCAAATGTGAGACAGTAGGAAAATAAAGCACTGTTTTATAAGAATGTTAGAGCACCACTGGGGTACACCGATGTACCAAAAATCAAGTCTCAATTTGttaatcttttttttgtttgtttttaacatgGCTCACTGATTATTTAGAGTCAGCACTGTTTTTAgattgatactttttttttttaattaatttcctAAATTCTTTGACTATTTATCCCCTTCATTCAGAAGTGTTTGGTTGTATAGAATGTTATTTGTTTCATCAGACTGTCAATGTTATACTGTCAACACCAATTTCACTACTGTTaaatctttttttcctttttcctttctttttttgcaAAACTCATGACAAATTGTATTTATAAAATTTCACTCAAAAGCAAATTCTTTTGGAACGAGGTTCTAAAGTAGAccttgcaaaaaacaaaacatgtcaataaatgcaaataaaccCTTGATGAAATCTTTGAGAAACTATTATACttgatttgtgtttttattttgtaatgctCATGAGACACTAGAGGCAGCACAATGGAATGCATCAGGAAGTGTATGGAGACAATTTCATATTGGAAATGTtgaagagggggaaaaaaaaggaaattttaTACGAAATTATGCAAAGAAAACattataattaaatgaaataattctTCGTGTGTCCGTATTAAAGAAGTCATATGTGAAGAATATTTTGCAGCACAAAAATTCACTTTGCTGTTAGCTATAGGATTCAAGGAAGAATAGAAACTAGACAAAATTCTAACATTTAAACTATTAAGTTAATGTGGACAGACTAGCAATTAGCCATTGGACTAAGTTATGACATATGGGTAAGCAACTTGGAATTACAGTAAAAGATGTACATCTAAAAAGAAAGACACCCTAAACTTTTGTAACAGTGAAGCTAGTTGAATATTTGTATTCAACTGGATGTTCTGAAGTGTTTTTCAGTGATGGAAGAGACGGATGTTGGTGTGCACCAGGGAAATACCCAGCTCATTGCAGGCGTTGATGACCACCTCATCAGCAGTAGAGCCAGAGGGTGCGGCAATATACTCCACACCACTCTAAAAACACAGATAGAAAACTGTCACTTTTATATGCCATCTTAAGTATACACATACAGAATGTATAATATAGCAACAAGCTACTTTGATGACATGTATACAAGTGTGCATAAGAGAGCATAGATATATTAGGTGCACAAAAGGAAACAATGATTTGAGCTTGGTAACTAGGAGGGGCCGTTTACCCGTTTGGCACGGTCAACATTGTCCCGGAAGGGGAAGAAAGCATCAGAGCTGAGGGCCACAGCCTGCAGAGAACTTATCCAGTTCTTCTTCTCCACCTCTGACAGAGGCTCAGGAATCTCCTCAAACAGACTCTTCCAAACCTCCATATCTGGACCCTGACGTACAAACAAAAATTCAATGCCATCAGAAAACCTGTCGCACATAAAATCATTTCTATCACTGACTGCAACTTCAAAGAttgttattttcagtttttgtttcTGATGCTCATTATAAGTTGACTGACAAGGTCTTTACTACTACTCCTCCAATATAAGTgtcatatttcacccaaaacattgtgaaataaaaatagtaGCTTGTTTTCCATCCAAACATGAAGCGATTCTTTTCAAAGttagcaaaaaaaacaacaaaagtgaACTAGGTGCATTTCCATCAAGTTGTTCGAGAGGAAGACGGTGGTATTGATAACATAGTaaccaacagtaaataaaacaccaTCAGCAGAAACAGACGATTAGTCATGTGGGTCTAATGTTCGCTTTATTTTGAAAGTAAAGTGACTTTTTCTAAATTTGGCATTTCCATTACTTGTTTCTGATATGATACTTCAACAGggtgatggaaacatagctagtgacatttttcacaattaagcacatttttctCCCAAATTTCCTTCCAAAATTCTGTAATTTCATGCGTCAttgtctttatattttatattttctttatatgAATCTCATGAAAACTGTACAGGAATGTCTGGTTCATTTCATCTCAAAATTCAAATATATAACTGATCaaaaattatcacaaaataaataaacacttatGCACAATAACTCATAAAATTCcacacaattattattattttttaccaaTTTTGGGATACAATACCTCTCCAATTGTTCCGCTGACATACTGATCAATGGCATTAGCCATCTCTGCACGCTTAACTCCGCTGCGGAATTTCATATTGAGCACTCTGGGATGGTGCCTGAGCCACCAGTTATCAGCCTTGTCTCCGGCCAGCCGAGTGCAGTGGATACGAGACTGCTGCCCAGCGCCGATGCCAATCACCTAACAAACACACACCATACTAATGACTTTTTATAATGAACTTTCATACAATTACATGGTTCAAAATAgcacaagtaaaaaaaaaaaagtttttggttACCTGTCCATCCTTTGCATAACAAACAGAGTTGGACTGAGTGTATTTCACTGCGATACTGGCTACAATCAGGTCTCGAAGAGCACTCTCAGAGAGCTGCAATGAGATAAAAATCACATTATCTGTGTTGAAAATAAGTTTCCTTATATATCAACAATAATATCATAGCCTTCCTTCCACAGTCCAATCAATTTCCAATGGATCACACACATTAATGGAGTTGCTTACCTTGCCCTTTGACACAATGTTGCTGAAGAGCTCTTTATCAATGACGGCTCCGTTCCTCTTCTGTTTGAGGTACAAACCAAACAAAACCCTCACCTCCTCTTCATCAGGTTCATAGTCAGGATCCATCTAATAGAACAGGGCATACATGATGAAGGCTTAGAGCTGTGTTAAAGCACATGACCAATATACTTAAAAATCcattacaaataaatgctgttcttttgaatccTGAAAACAATGCATCACGGTTTCGATCAGCACAACCGTTTtaaacactgataataagaaaatgtttcttgaatagcaaatcagcatattagaatgatttctgaaggatcatgtgacactgaagactggagtaatgatgcggaaaattcagctttaattacaggaataaaatacatttttaaatatattaacagaaaaaaactttgaaaatgtaaaaaatatttcacaatattaatgtttttactgcatttttaaaatcaaataaatgcagttttggCAAGCATAAAAATCTtctctcaaaaacatttaaatatcttatcgaccccaaacttttgattaGCAGTGTATATCTTattacatatgtatatattaaagtACCATGGTACAGTATTATTATACCAAATAAAAGCAACAGTTTCTATTTAGTAAGGGCTGTTTTGACCAAAAAGACAATGAAATTTGAAACAGTGGAGCAAACTTGGTTAACACAGTCCAATAACAGTCTAGAGACTATTCTTCTGTGTCTAATCAATCATGATTTACCCGAAGGACACAATAGTTTCCATTCTTCTTTTTGGAGAGAATTCGCAGTGCTTCCTCCTCATAACCAGGAGCGACTATACCATCTgacaccttaaaaaaaaaaaaaaaaaaaaacagaaaacaacaacaaaaaaagaagttgtgtataaaatgtatgaataaaGTATTTCAAGTATTTGTTAAATAAGAGGCTAATGCTTTGTGAGAATATGAACTCTTTGATGTAAATTTCAGTGATGAATGGCAAAgttcttttgtttttctcttaCACACCTCTCTGGAGATGATCTTGGCAGTCGGGACGTCACAGACATCAGACAAAGCGATGAAATCTCCAAAGGAGGACATCCTGTCAGAACCTACAACACATTTTTCAGatttgtccatatttttttagGCTTAAACATGCCAAACTACATGTGAGATTAATGCCTAACGAATCATTCTTCTTACTACTAAGGTGAGAAAAAGTGTGGAGATGCATGGAGAGAGGTTTCACCTCTGGCTCTGGCATATGCAGTGGCGAGAGGGGTGAGGTCCTGGAGCATGTCATTCACCATGCACACCTTGGCCTCATCTTCACTCAGTGGGATGCCAACTGCAGCTCCTGAAATGTGAAAGTGTGTCAGATGCTTTCCTGGCATCTGGGAAGTATGgaatctcacaattttgactttatattatgcaattctaagatataaactcgcaattgcatgttataaatgttacagaactgtgaaatataaaattttGTTAGAATCGTGAGAAAGTcagtctttttttcccctcagaattggactttaacTCCCAACTGCAAGCTTTagatataaaagatataaaaagtcagaattgtgagagaaaaagtcataattaccttttttatttagtagtggtggaaacaagcttccatagggAAGCAAGCAATGTTAATTTAATTGACGAataatttgtcataattatCGTTGATAACTTTTTTCACTGATGAAAAcaagataaaataaaaccagttttaaatgacaaaaactatGGCAAAAATGTatcaacatttttttcaagGTATAAAAACGAGACAAATGTTAGGAAAGGACAATTTGGGAAGTGATCCAGTCAGAACTGATATCCTGCATGGTAGATGCGCACATATGAATTGTAATGTGCTGATCTTCCCGGCGGGACATGATTTGGCATATATTTGCTGCATGtctcattaaatattaaaaaatgttaacatcagGGAGAAAGAAGAGCAGACACATGGATAAACCTGAAAAAGATTCATGAGAAAGCGTGACATGAAAGAGTTTGTCCGGTTTTCAGAAAGCCGCCTCTCAAGACAGCACACGAGTACTGAGCTCTCTTTCGCTCCTTTTCGCACTTGAACGGACAAATACACATAAAATTGTCAAAATATCAATTTTGGCGAGTATTCACGTAaaaacagtcagttatgtcttaggTGAACATAAATAGTTGGGAGAATATCGGATTtgtatcagtgtattggatctgtgcattcagccttaaagtgacagcagcctaatacaCCTGCCGCTGTccgtcattaatgttaatcaaacaacaaaagaaaatgagaaaaattTGAACATTGAGTGATTTGATGACTGGATCACTTCCCAAATTGTCCCTTCCCAacatttgtcttgtttttattccttgataaaaatatcaataaatttGTGCCatagtttttgtcatttaaaactgGTTTTATGTAGTTATCTTGTTTTCGTAAAATTagactaaaactattaaaattagtaaattaaatgacagtaaattaatatttactgTCAAAATGAACTCTGGAAGCAAGTATGTGTTCATAGTTTTAGTAGTAGCagtatagttttatttaatgataTGTAAGGCCATCTTCGTGGCAAAAACAGAATTACAAAAAGttacataaaaacaaatataaaaaacaagCAAGTTAATATTATACAAGATTTTTTACATTAGTTTGTGTTCATACCTGCAGGGCTGACGTGTTTAAATGAAGTGGCGGCTGGCAAACCAAGAGCTCTCTTCAACTCTCTCACCAGCTGCCAGGCGTTCAGAGCGTCACACAGGTTAATGAAGCCTGGAGATCCATTCAGCACTGAGACAGAGAGGAACATTAATATTATACCTTTTGCGGTTGTATATTTGTCTGGTAGTAGCATATGAGATCATATATACCGGAAAGAGGAAGTGCCGGGCGTACAGTGTAGAGCTGAGCAGGAGCTTGATGGGGATTCATGCCGTACCGCAAGGGCAGCTGGGAAATTCCTCGACTGTATTCACGTCTGAAGTAATCAGAGATGGCCTCGTCGTACTGAGCGGTGTGTGTGAAGGCCTGAGATATTACAAATACAAATTCATACACAAAGATATTTCAACAAATGAAATGGAAGTCCTTGTTATTTGTCTAACAAAATAGAAACCCTTAAGCCGATCGATGGGTTTATCAAGGACAGATGCAGAGAGACATCTAGAGAGTGgctaatataacaaataaatatgatAATTTAACAGCAGATGAGAGATACATAAAATTGACAATTTTACACAGTGTTGGAAAgtctgcgttttttttttttttccacgtaattgggctactttaacactgtttccGCAGGTTGTTTTTCCATGTCcacgggttgaagcgacccaaaataacatgatatttagcccctggaatgtgaAATTTATgtggattttttattttgatcatcATTCTGAATCCCATCCAGATGTAGAAAAATGccattttctcagctttttgctcaaaatattgctttatgAAACAACCATATTCaagtgttgaaaaaaaaaaaaaaaaaaataatgcatgaaGCTAAAATAATACTTTAATAGAAACTAGAAAGAAaatttcttttgatatattgcatgttcagatattcatacgaCAAAATATTCTAGGGGCCATGAAATTGTGAAATTGTGCTGGCAGTGGCtggcaactttaaaaaaaaaaaaaaaaaaaaaaaaaagctggcgGGGAAAAAGTTAGATTATGATTAATAGATGATACTGATTGTTTATTTGAGGTAAAAGGGCACAAAGCATGAAGGAGAAACAAGTAAGTGTACTGCTGAGTGGCAAGTCATGTCTGAACACGATTTGCCACACAAATCAGAACATTAGCTACTCAGTAACGTAGCATGTGTacatgtatttaatcatttcatTTAGAATTGGAATGCAATGAGAACAAAATGAAATCTCATGTAAATGGGCTTATTTTAACTGGAAAGCCATGCTACTGGTCTATAATCAAGATCAGTATTACATTAAAATTCAACCCCCTCGGTTGAAATCACATTGCAGGAGGTGATGGGGGAGGGGTCCCCCTCGGATTAAATCGTGGGGCCCGCCCCTAGAATTGTCACCACCTTTCGGCCCACTAGTGACAGTCACGTCAGGTGGGGTTCAGAGAGTTTTGGATGTACACAAAGCTTAATCGAACCTCCTCTCAGATAGGATCACCACATTACCTTGAGTGCAAGAGTTTTGCGCGTTTCCATTGTGGTATCACGGTTGTCGGAAGATTCCATTTCCTTGGCAACAACATCGTAGTCAGACGGATCACAGACTACAGTGACTCTGGCGTGATTCTTTGCTGCTGCTCGAAGAAGAGTAACTCCACCTAAACATGATTGTGAGATTAATGGTGAAATTGGAGTCAACGGGTTGAATTTCACACAGGGTGCAAAGACAAAGATGTATGTGAAACATTTAAACCAAAACccctcattttttatttatttataatatattttttattttttatggctAGACATTATTTTACTGAAAATCAAGCACAATTTCAGGAAATTCAATATGttacaaataatatattatataaaaaatacaataaagacTACCACATCTGTTATTTTTAaccaaaactattaaaaaatagttttcattaaatgaaataaagcttaaatgcagtaaaataaatattagataaaCTTAAACTTgggtgaaaaaa
This genomic interval carries:
- the atic gene encoding bifunctional purine biosynthesis protein PURH; its protein translation is MASELALLSVSDKTGLVEFAKRLVSVGLALVASGGTAKTLRDAGLTVRDVSELTGFPEMLGGRVKTLHPAVHGGILARQTPSDKADMEKLGFSLVRVAVCNLYPFVKTVASPSVTVEDAVEQIDIGGVTLLRAAAKNHARVTVVCDPSDYDVVAKEMESSDNRDTTMETRKTLALKAFTHTAQYDEAISDYFRREYSRGISQLPLRYGMNPHQAPAQLYTVRPALPLSVLNGSPGFINLCDALNAWQLVRELKRALGLPAATSFKHVSPAGAAVGIPLSEDEAKVCMVNDMLQDLTPLATAYARARGSDRMSSFGDFIALSDVCDVPTAKIISREVSDGIVAPGYEEEALRILSKKKNGNYCVLRMDPDYEPDEEEVRVLFGLYLKQKRNGAVIDKELFSNIVSKGKLSESALRDLIVASIAVKYTQSNSVCYAKDGQVIGIGAGQQSRIHCTRLAGDKADNWWLRHHPRVLNMKFRSGVKRAEMANAIDQYVSGTIGEGPDMEVWKSLFEEIPEPLSEVEKKNWISSLQAVALSSDAFFPFRDNVDRAKRSGVEYIAAPSGSTADEVVINACNELGISLVHTNIRLFHH